One window of the Thermodesulfomicrobium sp. WS genome contains the following:
- a CDS encoding chemotaxis protein CheW has product MATTTHDDHLLQLVTFRIGEEEFGVNILQVQEIIRMLDITKVPKAPDFVEGVINLRGKVIPIIDLRKRFGLPARERDKMSRIIVVEIGTTVVGFIVDAVSEVLRLPASTVEPPPPVVAGLDAEYISGVGKLDDRLLIMLDMDRLLSRDEKTALGAA; this is encoded by the coding sequence ATGGCCACGACGACACACGACGATCACTTGCTGCAGCTGGTGACCTTCCGCATCGGCGAGGAAGAATTCGGGGTCAATATCCTCCAGGTGCAGGAAATCATCCGCATGCTGGACATCACCAAGGTCCCCAAGGCTCCGGATTTCGTGGAAGGCGTCATCAATCTCCGCGGCAAGGTCATTCCCATCATTGATCTTCGCAAGCGCTTTGGGCTCCCGGCCCGGGAGCGCGACAAGATGAGCCGCATCATCGTGGTGGAGATTGGGACCACGGTGGTCGGCTTCATCGTGGATGCGGTGTCGGAAGTGCTGCGCCTGCCTGCCAGCACCGTGGAACCGCCGCCGCCCGTGGTGGCTGGACTGGACGCCGAGTACATCAGCGGCGTGGGCAAGCTCGATGACCGCCTGCTCATCATGCTCGACATGGACCGCCTCCTTTCCCGGGATGAAAAAACCGCCCTCGGTGCGGCATAG
- a CDS encoding adenosine kinase: protein MEFDVFGMGNALVDMEFAVDDVFLETHGIAKGLMTLVDADRQFAVLQALRSQHGTRACGGSAANTMAAVAALGGRACYACLVAADEMGDFFLEDLARMGVATTLQGPRPAGTTGSCVVLVTPDAERTMNTYLGISSQLGAAHVDEEAVARSRFLYVEGYLVSSPTSRSAAVAAMAMARRHGVRTALSFSDPAMVEYFRLGLEEILGEGVDLLFCNRTEALAWAGCRTLAKAVDSLRQVAGAFAVTLGAEGALLFDGYQLHEVDPFPVTPKDTNGAGDMFAGAFLYGITHGMSFPEAGRLASLAASRVVTRFGPRLEQQEYAALLKDFRAGESPSTPS, encoded by the coding sequence ATGGAATTCGATGTGTTTGGCATGGGCAATGCCTTGGTGGACATGGAATTTGCGGTCGATGACGTCTTTTTGGAGACCCATGGCATTGCCAAGGGGCTCATGACCTTGGTGGATGCAGATCGCCAGTTCGCTGTTCTCCAGGCGCTGCGCAGTCAGCATGGGACTCGGGCCTGTGGAGGCTCCGCCGCCAATACCATGGCGGCCGTGGCGGCTTTGGGGGGCCGAGCCTGCTATGCATGCCTGGTGGCTGCCGACGAGATGGGGGATTTTTTCTTGGAGGACTTGGCCCGCATGGGGGTTGCCACCACCCTGCAGGGGCCGCGCCCTGCTGGGACCACCGGATCGTGTGTGGTGCTCGTGACCCCGGATGCGGAGCGCACCATGAACACCTATCTGGGCATTTCTTCACAGTTGGGCGCAGCCCATGTGGATGAAGAGGCCGTGGCCCGCTCCCGGTTTCTGTACGTGGAAGGGTATTTGGTGTCTTCGCCCACGAGTCGATCCGCGGCCGTGGCAGCCATGGCCATGGCCCGGCGTCATGGGGTGCGCACGGCACTGAGCTTTTCCGATCCCGCCATGGTGGAGTATTTTCGTCTTGGTCTGGAAGAAATCCTCGGGGAAGGGGTGGATCTGCTTTTTTGCAACCGGACGGAGGCGTTGGCATGGGCCGGATGCCGTACCCTGGCCAAGGCTGTGGATAGCCTGCGGCAGGTGGCAGGAGCCTTTGCCGTCACTTTGGGGGCGGAAGGGGCGTTGCTTTTCGATGGCTATCAGCTCCACGAGGTGGACCCGTTTCCGGTCACGCCCAAGGATACCAATGGGGCTGGAGACATGTTCGCTGGCGCCTTTTTGTATGGCATCACCCATGGGATGTCGTTTCCGGAGGCAGGACGGCTGGCCAGCCTTGCCGCTTCGCGGGTGGTGACGCGATTTGGCCCCCGTCTTGAGCAGCAAGAATATGCCGCACTGCTCAAAGATTTCCGCGCCGGTGAGTCGCCGTCTACGCCGTCGTAG